From Camelina sativa cultivar DH55 chromosome 7, Cs, whole genome shotgun sequence, one genomic window encodes:
- the LOC104703289 gene encoding organic cation/carnitine transporter 2-like isoform X2, translating to MAISTMLTVFSPNIWVYAVLRFVNGFGRATIGTCALVLSTELVGKKWRGRVGIMSFFGFMLGFLSLPLMAYINRGSSWRILYVWTSIPTMIYCILVRFFVCESPRWLFVRGRREEAISILKRVASIPSTDVNSGGAISMSFSSLPFEEEEEEKKPSNVNIFTTMKVLVEKRWALKRLSAVMAIAFGIGLVYYGMPLALSNLDFNIYLSAAFNALMDLPANLITLFLVDKLSRRNALIGFTALGGISSVLIFALQNMRIGNHGALQLALELISYFSACSAFNMEMIYTIELFPTCVRNSAIAMARQALVLGGVFSPIMVAAGRKNGVWSFGLFGLAIGLMGLFAVGLPETRGSDLCDTMDEEECKDQRSKNDITDRVIVA from the exons ATGGCGATATCAACGATGCTAACCGTTTTCTCACCCAACATTTGGGTTTACGCTGTTCTTCGATTCGTTAACGGGTTTGGTCGGGCGACGATAGGGACGTGTGCGCTTGTGCTTTCGACTGAATTGGTTGGGAAGAAATGGCGAGGACGAGTCGGAATCATGAGCTTTTTCGGATTCATGCTTGGTTTCTTGTCTCTTCCGCTGATGGCTTACATAAACAGAGGAAGCTCGTGGAGGATTCTCTACGTATGGACGTCTATTCCGACAATGATCTACTGCATTCTTGTTCGGTTTTTTGTATGTGAGTCTCCAAGGTGGCTATTCGTTAGAGGTCGTAGAGAAGAAGCTATTTCGATTCTCAAAAGGGTTGCTTCGATTCCGTCTACTGATGTAAACAGTGGTGGTGCAATATCCATGAGCTTTTCGAGCTTACCATtcgaagaggaggaggaggagaagaagcctAGTAATGTTAACATCTTCACGACCATGAAGGTGTTGGTGGAGAAGAGATGGGCGCTTAAGAGATTATCCGCTGTAATGGCCATTGCGTTCGGTATTGGTTTG GTCTATTACGGGATGCCTTTAGCGTTATCAAATCTCGATTTCAACATCTATTTAAGTGCCGCGTTTAATGCGTTGATGGATTTACCGGCGAACCTCATCACGCTTTTCCTCGTCGATAAACTCAGCAGGAGAAACGCGCTTATCGGATTTACGGCGTTAGGAGGGATCTCTAGCGTTCTCATATTTGCGTTACAGAATATGAGAATCGGGAACCACGGGGCGTTACAATTGGCATTAGAGCTAATTTCTTACTTTAGCGCGTGTTCGGCTTTTAACATGGAGATGATCTACACAATCGAGTTGTTTCCGACATGTGTGAGAAACTCAGCTATTGCAATGGCTAGGCAGGCGTTGGTGCTTGGAGGGGTTTTCAGCCCTATCATGGTAGCGGCTGGTCGGAAAAACGGGGTTTGGTCGTTTGGATTGTTCGGTCTTGCTATAGGTTTGATGGGGTTGTTTGCGGTGGGATTGCCAGAGACTAGAGGGAGTGATCTATGCGACACTATGGACGAGGAAGAGTGCAAAGATCAGCGGAGCAAAAACGATATCACCGACAGGGTGATTGTTGCATGA
- the LOC104705080 gene encoding E3 ubiquitin-protein ligase RGLG1-like, which yields MYNAISSYALSIVLVGVGDGPWEDMRKFDDKIPKREFDNFQFVNFTEIMMRNSPESAKETAFALAALMEIPFQYQAAIELRLLGNPTGSAKTVVPRPPPIPYTPPTNAELPSTASPEQTQSCPICLTNRKDVAFSCGHMTCGDCGSKISSCPICRVRITSRLRLYT from the exons ATGTACAATGCAATTTC CTCGTATGCTTTATCGATTGTTTTAGTCGGTGTTGGAGACGGACCATGGGAAGACATGAGGAAGTTCGATGATAAGATCCCTAAGCGTGAATTCGACAACTTTCAG TTTGTGAATTTCACAGAGATCATGATGAGAAACTCACCAGAGTCTGCCAAAGAAACTGCCTTTGCTCTTGCTGCTCTTATGGAGATTCCCTTTCAGTATCAAGCAGCCATCGAACTCCGCTTACTCGG GAACCCGACGGGCTCAGCTAAGACAGTAGTTCCGAGACCACCACCAATTCCGTACACGCCTCCAACTAATGCTGAACTACCATCAACTGCATCTCCTGAACAAACCCAG AGTTGCCCGATTTGTCTGACTAACCGAAAAGACGTGGCTTTCAGCTGTGGCCACATG ACTTGTGGAGATTGCGGATCCAAAATATCAAGTTGCCCCATCTGCCGAGTACGGATCACTAGCAGGCTACGGCTTTACACATGA
- the LOC104703289 gene encoding organic cation/carnitine transporter 2-like isoform X1 encodes MAISTMLTVFSPNIWVYAVLRFVNGFGRATIGTCALVLSTELVGKKWRGRVGIMSFFGFMLGFLSLPLMAYINRGSSWRILYVWTSIPTMIYCILVRFFVCESPRWLFVRGRREEAISILKRVASIPSTDVNSGGAISMSFSSLPFEEEEEEKKPSNVNIFTTMKVLVEKRWALKRLSAVMAIAFGIGLVYYRMPLALSNLDFNIYLSAAFNALMDLPANLITLFLVDKLSRRNALIGFTALGGISSVLIFALQNMRIGNHGALQLALELISYFSACSAFNMEMIYTIELFPTCVRNSAIAMARQALVLGGVFSPIMVAAGRKNGVWSFGLFGLAIGLMGLFAVGLPETRGSDLCDTMDEEECKDQRSKNDITDRVIVA; translated from the exons ATGGCGATATCAACGATGCTAACCGTTTTCTCACCCAACATTTGGGTTTACGCTGTTCTTCGATTCGTTAACGGGTTTGGTCGGGCGACGATAGGGACGTGTGCGCTTGTGCTTTCGACTGAATTGGTTGGGAAGAAATGGCGAGGACGAGTCGGAATCATGAGCTTTTTCGGATTCATGCTTGGTTTCTTGTCTCTTCCGCTGATGGCTTACATAAACAGAGGAAGCTCGTGGAGGATTCTCTACGTATGGACGTCTATTCCGACAATGATCTACTGCATTCTTGTTCGGTTTTTTGTATGTGAGTCTCCAAGGTGGCTATTCGTTAGAGGTCGTAGAGAAGAAGCTATTTCGATTCTCAAAAGGGTTGCTTCGATTCCGTCTACTGATGTAAACAGTGGTGGTGCAATATCCATGAGCTTTTCGAGCTTACCATtcgaagaggaggaggaggagaagaagcctAGTAATGTTAACATCTTCACGACCATGAAGGTGTTGGTGGAGAAGAGATGGGCGCTTAAGAGATTATCCGCTGTAATGGCCATTGCGTTCGGTATTGGTTTGGTCTATTACAGGATGCCTTTAGCGTTATCGAATCTCGATTTCAACATCTATTTAAGTGCCGCCTTTAATGCGTTGATGGATTTACCGGCGAACCTCATCACGCTTTTCCTCGTCGATAAACTCAGCAGGAGAAACGCGCTTATCGGATTTACGGCGTTAGGAGGGAT CTCTAGCGTTCTCATATTTGCGTTACAGAATATGAGAATCGGGAACCACGGGGCGTTACAATTGGCATTAGAGCTAATTTCTTACTTTAGCGCGTGTTCGGCTTTTAACATGGAGATGATCTACACAATCGAGTTGTTTCCGACATGTGTGAGAAACTCAGCTATTGCAATGGCTAGGCAGGCGTTGGTGCTTGGAGGGGTTTTCAGCCCTATCATGGTAGCGGCTGGTCGGAAAAACGGGGTTTGGTCGTTTGGATTGTTCGGTCTTGCTATAGGTTTGATGGGGTTGTTTGCGGTGGGATTGCCAGAGACTAGAGGGAGTGATCTATGCGACACTATGGACGAGGAAGAGTGCAAAGATCAGCGGAGCAAAAACGATATCACCGACAGGGTGATTGTTGCATGA
- the LOC104705079 gene encoding E3 ubiquitin-protein ligase RGLG2-like, translated as KVSKALREAGLESSNLILGVDFTKSNEWTGKTSFDGKCLHALGETPNPYEKAIFVIGQTLAPFDEDNLIPCFGFGDSTTHDEEVFGFHSDISPCHGFEEVLACYRRIAPVLRLSGPTSYGPLIDAAVDIVEKNGGQFHVLVIVADGQVTRGTDMAEGELSQQEKTTIDAIVNASSYALSIVLVGVGDGPWEDMRKFDDKIPKREFDNFQFVNFTEIMMRNSPESAKETAFALAALMEIPFQYQAAIELRLLGNPTGSAKTVVPRPPPIPYTPLTNAELPSTASPTSPEQTQSCPICLTNRKDLAFSCGHMTCGDCGSKISSCPICRVRITSRLRLYT; from the exons AAGGTATCAaaagctctaagagaagctggTCTTGAATCATCCAATCTCATTCTGGGAGTTGATTTCACTAAGAGCAACGAGTGGACTG GGAAAACTTCTTTCGATGGAAAGTGTCTGCACGCGCTCGGGGAAACACCAAATCCATACGAAAAGGCCATCTTTGTAATCGGCCAAACGTTGGCTCCTTTCGACGAAGATAATCTCATCCCTTGTTTCGGCTTTGGCGATT CAACAACTCACGATGAGGAAGTGTTCGGTTTCCATAGCGACATTTCTCCATGTCATGGCTTCGAAGAGGTCTTAGCATGTTACAGGAGAATTGCACCCGTCTTGCGTCTGTCAG GGCCAACGTCGTATGGACCGCTCATTGATGCTGCCGTTGACATTGTGGAGAAGAACGGTGGACAGTTCCATGTTCTTGTGATCGTCGCGGATGGACAg GTAACGAGAGGTACTGATATGGCCGAGGGAGAACTCAGTCAACAAGAGAAGACAACCATCGACGCTATTGTGAATGCAAG CTCGTATGCTTTATCGATTGTTTTAGTCGGTGTTGGAGACGGACCATGGGAAGACATGAGGAAGTTCGATGATAAGATCCCTAAGCGTGAATTCGACAACTTTCAG TTTGTGAATTTCACAGAGATCATGATGAGAAACTCACCAGAGTCTGCCAAAGAAACTGCCTTTGCTCTTGCTGCTCTAATGGAGATTCCCTTTCAGTATCAAGCAGCCATCGAACTCCGCTTACTCGG GAACCCGACGGGCTCAGCTAAGACAGTAGTTCCGAGACCCCCACCAATTCCGTACACGCCTCTAACTAATGCTGAACTACCATCAACTGCATCACCTACATCACCTGAACAAACCCAG AGTTGCCCGATTTGTCTGACTAACCGAAAAGACTTGGCTTTCAGCTGCGGCCACATG ACTTGTGGAGATTGCGGATCCAAAATATCAAGTTGCCCCATCTGCCGAGTACGGATCACTAGCAGGCTACGGCTTTACACATGA
- the LOC104703290 gene encoding uncharacterized protein LOC104703290 translates to MSFMYEKSNTWRWLVRKTRDSRSFFFTFATLCGVIPGVIGYGVMQVTNSSNPELEARLRKSARPDTLMMGKVNQERLAEYLGELKQKQDTNDRYVAALRGETLTRKPYQRIQPVPKLDDTVTTKA, encoded by the exons atgtcGTTCATGTATGAGAAGAGCAACACATGGAGGTGGCTAGTGAGGAAGACGCGAGATTCcagatccttcttcttcacgttCGCTACTTTATGCGGTGTCATTCCCGGCGTGATTGGCTATGGTGTTATGCAGGTCACCAATTCCAGTAACCCGGAGCTCGAAGCCCGCCTCCGTAAATCCGCTCGCCCCGACACCCTC ATGATGGGTAAAGTAAACCAAGAGAGGCTAGCTGAGTATCTCGGTGAGTTGAAACAGAAGCAGGATACAAACGACAGATACGTGGCTGCTTTAAGGGGAGAGACTCTTACCAGGAAGCCTTATCAAAGAATCCAACCAGTGCCAAAGCTGGATGACACGGTGACAACCAAAGCGTAA
- the LOC104705081 gene encoding cation/H(+) antiporter 2-like, giving the protein MDPKLLFCLPQGDALFNPLNTLLIQMASILVFSQLFYLLLKPCGQAGPVAQILAGIVLSPVLLSRIPTVKEFFLQKNAADYYSFFSFALRTSFMFLIGLEVDLHFMKRNFKKAAVITCSSFLACGLLSFAFLWLFIPMFEIKEDYLTLFLVLLITVSNTASPVVFRSIADWKLNTSEIGRLTISCALFIELTDVVLYTVIIAFISGSMIGDLVLFVFGTGFLILLNRFLAPWLPKRNPKEKYLSKAETLVFFIFLLIIGITIESYDVNSSVSVFAIGIMFPRQGKTHRTLIQRLSYPIHEFVLPVYFGYIGFRFSIIALTTRYYIGLVIIVIVTLLGKFIGVISACMYLKIPKKHWLFLPAILSVKGHVGLLLLDSNYSEKKWWTTTIHDMMVAALVITTLVSGVLASFLLKGRDKDFAYEKTSLESHDTNEELRVLSCVYGARQARGAISLVSALSGSRGASKPFSPLLMHLVPLPKKRKTELMYHEHDEDGANANGDDEFGTNDGLEINDSIDSFAKDSKIMIQPVKLVTQMLNMHAEICNATEDLRVSIVFLPFHKHQRIDGKTTNDGELFRQMNRNVLRHAPCSIGIFVDRNITGFQQPHGFDSVQHVAALFFGGPDDREALALCKWLSNNALIHLTVIQFMSEDSKAETPVGNATTRDNNEVFLDVMGRDQTEQETDRSFLEEFYNRFVTTGEVGFIEKRVSNGPHTMTILREIGEMYSLFVVGKSXKS; this is encoded by the exons atggatccaAAGTTATTGTTTTGCTTACCTCAAGGAGATGCATTGTTCAATCCCCTTAATACCTTGCTTATTCAAATGGCTTCCATTCTCGTCTTCTCACAGTTGTTCTATCTCCTTCTTAAACCCTGTGGCCAAGCTGGTCCTGTTGCCCAGATTCTC GCTGGGATTGTGTTGAGTCCTGTTCTGCTCTCTAGAATACCTACAGTCAAGGAATTCTTCCTCCAAAAAAACGCAGCAGATTATTACTCTTTCTTCTCGTTCGCTTTGCGAACATCTTTCATGTTCTTGATCGGTCTTGAAGTCGATCTACATTTCATGAAAAGAAATTTCAAGAAAGCAGCAGTGATAACCTGCAGCTCATTCTTGGCGTGCGGCCTCCTGAGTTTCGCTTTCTTATGGTTATTCATCCCTATGTTTGAGATCAAAGAAGATTACTTGACGCTTTTCTTGGTTCTTCTCATTACCGTCTCTAACACGGCATCTCCTGTTGTATTCCGTTCAATAGCCGATTGGAAACTAAACACATCTGAGATCGGACGGCTAACAATCTCATGTGCGCTGTTCATCGAATTAACAGACGTCGTTCTCTACACTGTAATCATTGCGTTCATCTCTGGATCTATGATAGGTGATCTCGTCCTATTTGTTTTCGGGACCGGATTCCTAATCTTGCTCAACAGGTTCTTAGCTCCATGGCTTCCAAAGAGGAACCCTAAAGAGAAGTACCTCTCAAAGGCTGAAACTTtggttttcttcatcttccttctcaTCATCGGTATAACCATCGAATCCTACGACGTCAATTCCTCCGTTTCGGTTTTCGCCATTGGCATAATGTTTCCGCGACAAGGAAAGACTCACAGAACGTTGATTCAACGGCTTAGTTACCCGATCCACGAGTTTGTTCTTCCTGTTTACTTTGGTTACATCGGCTTCAGATTCAGCATCATCGCGTTAACCACACGCTATTACATCGGTCTAGTTATTATAGTGATTGTAACCTTACTTGGGAAATTTATTGGTGTAATAAGCGCTTGTATGTACCTGAAGATCCCCAAGAAACATTGGCTTTTCTTACCCGCCATTCTCTCTGTTAAAGGCCATgtgggtcttcttcttctcgactCAAACTATTCCGAAAAG AAATGGTGGACCACAACAATCCATGATATGATGGTGGCTGCGTTGGTGATCACGACGCTAGTAAGCGGTGTACTGGCGTCTTTCTTGCTTAAAGGAAGAGATAAAGACTTTGCTTACGAGAAGACTTCGCTTGAATCTCACGACACCAACGAGGAATTACGTGTTTTATCCTGCGTATACGGAGCCCGTCAAGCTCGTGGTGCAATCTCTCTTGTCTCGGCCTTGAGCGGTTCTCGCGGAGCTTCGAAGCCGTTCTCGCCTCTGCTTATGCACCTTGTACCGCTtcccaagaaaagaaaaactgaattGATGTACCATGAGCACGACGAAGATGGAGCCAATGCGAATGGAGATGACGAATTCGGGACCAACGATGGTTTGGAGATCAACGATTCGATTGATTCGTTTGCTAAAGACAGCAAAATCATGATCCAACCGGTGAAACTCGTGACGCAGATGCTTAACATGCACGCCGAGATCTGTAACGCAACAGAGGATCTTCGAGTTTCGATTGTATTTCTTCCGTTTCATAAACACCAGAGGATCGACGGGAAGACTACAAACGATGGGGAACTTTTCAGACAGATGAACCGGAATGTTCTAAGGCACGCTCCGTGTTCGATCGGTATTTTTGTGGACCGAAACATTACCGGATTTCAGCAGCCGCACGGGTTTGATTCGGTACAACACGTTGCGGCATTGTTCTTTGGTGGTCCGGATGATCGCGAGGCTCTTGCTCTGTGCAAATGGCTTTCGAACAACGCCCTAATTCATCTCACAGTTATACAGTTCATGTCCGAGGATTCAAAGGCAGAGACTCCGGTTGGAAATGCGACAACACGAGATAATAACGAGGTTTTTTTGGATGTTATGGGAAGGGATCAAACTGAACAAGAAACAGATCGGAGCTTCTTAGAAGAATTCTACAACAG ATTTGTAACGACGGGAGAAGTGGGGTTCATAGAGAAGCGTGTGAGCAATGGACCGCATACGATGACGATTCTAAGAGAGATCGGAGAGATGTATTCACTGTTTGTGGTTGGAAAGAGCAGNAAGAGC